One segment of Bacteroidota bacterium DNA contains the following:
- a CDS encoding T9SS type A sorting domain-containing protein — protein MDSLGNKNFIKNHAIPFFQSCYSITKLDTTGYYYTGNFGINWSVGSANIVKINNQGDSIFTKLFSSPINNGISAGFTIMPYLDTNLVVGGVQYNQPMLRYETLLVRANHLGDTLWTKLIIDTKDVVVSKLVQTKDQKIALIAARQDPLDLTKSIIWFLKCDENGDTIWTRMFKGIGSSKAENGLYCTTDSGFFICGKTAYFTPARLYIIKTDSMGNVATSQTINELSNMIDFSIFPNPGNGIFQLKLHILNKQANIEVYNIAGQKVFLIY, from the coding sequence TTGGATTCGTTAGGGAATAAGAATTTTATTAAAAACCATGCTATTCCATTTTTCCAATCCTGTTATAGTATCACTAAACTTGACACTACAGGCTATTACTACACTGGTAATTTTGGAATAAACTGGAGTGTTGGAAGTGCCAATATTGTAAAGATAAATAATCAAGGGGATTCCATTTTTACTAAGCTTTTTTCCTCTCCAATAAATAATGGAATAAGTGCAGGATTTACCATAATGCCCTATTTAGATACCAACCTTGTAGTGGGCGGGGTTCAATATAATCAACCCATGTTGCGATACGAAACGTTGCTTGTAAGAGCCAATCATTTAGGTGATACACTTTGGACAAAATTGATTATTGATACAAAAGACGTAGTAGTATCCAAATTAGTTCAAACTAAGGATCAGAAGATTGCATTAATAGCCGCAAGGCAAGATCCATTAGACTTAACCAAATCAATAATTTGGTTTTTAAAATGTGATGAAAATGGAGATACCATTTGGACAAGAATGTTTAAAGGAATAGGCTCTTCAAAAGCTGAGAATGGATTATACTGCACTACTGATTCTGGTTTTTTTATTTGTGGTAAAACGGCTTATTTTACTCCTGCCCGTCTTTACATCATTAAAACTGATAGCATGGGTAATGTGGCAACAAGTCAAACTATAAACGAATTAAGCAATATGATTGATTTCAGCATATTTCCAAATCCCGGTAATGGTATATTTCAATTAAAATTACATATTCTTAATAAACAGGCTAATATTGAAGTTTATAACATAGCCGGGCAAAAAGTTTTTCTGATATATTGA
- the accB gene encoding acetyl-CoA carboxylase biotin carboxyl carrier protein, which produces MNKKEIEELIKFVSKAGVSEVSIEQKDFKITIKNEVRREQVIMHSAPAPIAHAAPAPVAAPAPLAAPTPPAKETPVPVDSEANYITIKSPMIGTFYRSSSPDKPNFVNVGDELKPGKVIAIIEAMKLFNEIESDVSGKIVKVLVENAHPVEYDQPLYLVDPS; this is translated from the coding sequence ATGAATAAAAAAGAAATCGAAGAACTTATCAAGTTTGTATCGAAAGCAGGGGTGAGCGAAGTAAGCATTGAACAAAAAGATTTTAAAATAACCATTAAGAATGAGGTTAGACGTGAGCAAGTAATTATGCATAGTGCCCCAGCACCAATTGCACATGCCGCTCCCGCCCCTGTAGCCGCTCCGGCCCCCTTAGCCGCCCCGACACCGCCAGCAAAAGAGACGCCCGTACCAGTAGATAGCGAAGCCAATTACATTACAATTAAGTCACCTATGATTGGTACATTTTACCGCTCTTCGTCACCCGACAAGCCTAATTTTGTAAACGTAGGTGACGAATTAAAGCCGGGTAAGGTAATTGCCATTATAGAGGCTATGAAATTGTTTAACGAAATTGAAAGTGACGTTTCAGGAAAAATTGTAAAAGTTTTAGTAGAAAATGCACATCCTGTAGAATATGATCAGCCCTTGTATCTGGTTGATCCTAGCTAA
- a CDS encoding fibronectin type III domain-containing protein, with protein sequence MEKCYGGTLEEGGRSVIQTSDGHYLMAGYSRSNDGDVSGNHGSYDVWLVKVNANDGSIIWQKCFGGSKEERVRSIIEMDNGDFVFTGNAQCTDGDLAGTSTKGDEDVWTARISSNGTLLWSVQYGSSLQDRAYHCTVDRDGHILVAGKNSANDGDVTNNHGLTDCWILKLNSNNGALIWQKSFGGSKGDEGFRIDPNPDGGYTIGATSESNDLDVSANKGYSDYWLFKIDSSLNVVWQKNFGGGSWDHLNDIVKMKDGGYAGIGFSSSKPNAIAGKSDITFNYGSFDMWIVKINYCDTQPNIIVKGSLALDSNQTVTLTTTNYESASFLWSNGATTDTIVVSNPGSYYATISHNTLGCVTQTDTVIVTQNNICMPPNNVKVNSISASSAIITWDTITGAKGYNLFYRKVGTTVWARLSFGPTISSAHLQNLLAATKYQFKLRTKCKKNPNVFSPWSVLKAFTTNPLRTLQSRSNSNCLIFPNPAKDEITIENSALVDAATISISDVSGRICLKTVLDYSQKHSQVIDISMLENGYYFVFVDSKTIQFISAFSKTSN encoded by the coding sequence TTGGAAAAATGCTATGGCGGCACACTTGAAGAAGGAGGCCGGAGCGTGATACAAACCAGCGATGGCCATTATTTGATGGCCGGCTATTCGCGTTCCAATGATGGCGATGTAAGCGGCAATCATGGTTCGTATGATGTTTGGCTTGTAAAGGTGAACGCTAATGACGGGAGTATTATTTGGCAAAAATGTTTCGGAGGAAGCAAAGAAGAACGTGTAAGATCCATAATCGAAATGGACAATGGTGATTTTGTTTTTACAGGAAATGCACAATGTACAGATGGCGATTTAGCAGGCACTTCTACCAAAGGAGACGAAGATGTATGGACTGCTCGTATCAGTTCAAATGGAACACTATTATGGAGTGTACAATATGGTAGCTCGTTGCAAGACAGAGCATACCATTGTACTGTTGATAGAGATGGTCATATTCTGGTGGCAGGCAAAAATTCTGCTAACGATGGCGATGTAACAAATAATCATGGACTTACTGACTGCTGGATTTTAAAATTAAATAGCAACAATGGTGCACTCATTTGGCAGAAATCATTTGGGGGCAGCAAGGGTGATGAAGGTTTTAGGATAGATCCCAATCCTGATGGTGGATACACCATTGGAGCAACTAGCGAATCAAACGATCTTGATGTTTCGGCCAATAAAGGATATTCAGATTACTGGCTTTTTAAAATTGACTCATCATTGAATGTGGTTTGGCAAAAGAATTTTGGAGGTGGTAGCTGGGACCACCTCAATGATATTGTAAAAATGAAAGATGGTGGCTATGCAGGCATCGGTTTTTCGTCTTCCAAACCCAATGCCATTGCTGGTAAGAGCGACATTACCTTCAACTACGGCAGCTTTGATATGTGGATTGTAAAAATAAATTATTGCGATACCCAACCAAACATTATTGTTAAAGGATCATTGGCCCTCGACAGCAATCAAACCGTAACATTAACAACTACCAATTACGAAAGTGCATCCTTTCTTTGGAGCAATGGCGCTACTACAGATACTATCGTGGTTAGCAATCCTGGCAGCTATTATGCTACCATTTCGCACAATACGTTGGGATGTGTAACACAAACGGATACAGTCATAGTTACACAAAATAATATTTGTATGCCGCCCAATAATGTTAAAGTAAATTCAATAAGTGCATCATCGGCAATTATTACTTGGGATACCATTACTGGAGCAAAAGGGTACAACCTTTTTTACCGCAAAGTGGGCACTACCGTTTGGGCAAGATTATCCTTCGGACCCACTATTAGCAGTGCACATTTACAAAATTTATTAGCAGCAACTAAATATCAATTTAAACTCAGAACGAAATGTAAGAAAAACCCCAACGTATTTTCACCATGGAGTGTGCTTAAGGCTTTTACAACAAATCCACTTCGTACTTTGCAATCAAGATCAAATAGTAATTGCCTCATATTTCCGAATCCTGCAAAGGATGAAATTACAATAGAAAATAGTGCTCTTGTAGATGCGGCAACAATTAGCATTTCAGATGTTTCGGGTAGAATATGCTTAAAAACAGTATTAGATTATAGCCAAAAGCATTCGCAAGTAATTGATATAAGCATGCTCGAGAATGGCTATTATTTCGTTTTTGTTGATTCAAAAACGATTCAATTTATTTCGGCATTTTCAAAAACAAGTAATTAA
- a CDS encoding serine hydrolase codes for MKNFFFWLLLTIGVYVSLSMLPAKDIDPPFYSNKAKQWADSVFKTLTTDEKIGQLFMAAAWSGGEHYNKSEIDSLISIQKIGGICFFQGGPYRQAVLTNQFQKDSKVPLMIGIDGEWGLNMRLDSTIRFPRQMTLGALQDESLIYEMGAEIARQCKAMGIHVNFAPCIDINNNPLNPIINSRSFGENKIDVARKGLYYMRALQDHNVLACGKHFPGHGNTESDSHFTLPVINQPAHEIDTVELYPFKHLMREGLGSVMVAHLNIPALDSGNNIPSTLSSKIINGLLKDKLKFKGLVFTDALNMKGVTANFPSGEIEVRALEAGNDILLLSGDIPLAVIKIKDAFATGRLDSNQVYKSVKKILMAKHWCGLDKVKPIDQTKIFSTLNDNINVNELTNSLYYKSITLLRNDESKIPLHIDNTRRASLVVNDTINNYFQQSLSYYSSCDNFALKQELSNPDFDSLINKLATYQEVILSFHNTSIRSNLNFNITPQMTQVITALSNRTDLIVVVFGNLYTLNVLSGINNCKTILLSYEDTYLPAVYTAQALFGALNTMGKLPARPNPDFNLYTGLQTTMASNILTLSPPCELKLNNATLANIDSLALECINNKVFPGCAVVVAYKGNVIYNKSFGHYTYEAGSLPVTSQSLFDIASVTKMTSTALAVMKLYDEGKIDLKQRMSFYVPELRKSNKIDLLVEDILTHQAGLKSWIPFYQQTIDAKGRYINGIYSKTKSAAFSIPVADSIYMNPKYLNTITKEILMSPLGKRGQYVYSDLSLILTQRMVENITGMPLNKYVEDNFYKPMGLTRITYNPLDKFGKGQIVPTENDTGWRKQLVQGHVHDMAAAMLGGVSGHAGVFANGYSLAVIMQMLMQGGKYGNYTYMRSETVDFFTAKYFKDSNNRRGLIFDKPDKGTNSPTCDAASSKTFGHTGFTGTCAWADPEKQLVFIFLSNRVHPNAANNKLVTQNIRTRMMKFAYDAITL; via the coding sequence ATGAAAAATTTTTTCTTTTGGTTGCTGTTAACTATAGGTGTATACGTAAGCCTGAGTATGCTGCCTGCCAAGGATATCGATCCACCTTTTTATTCCAACAAAGCAAAGCAATGGGCTGATTCAGTTTTTAAAACCCTGACTACGGATGAAAAAATAGGGCAGCTGTTTATGGCTGCAGCATGGAGTGGGGGCGAGCATTACAACAAATCCGAGATAGATAGCCTTATTAGTATTCAAAAAATTGGAGGTATCTGTTTCTTTCAAGGAGGACCTTACCGGCAGGCGGTATTAACAAACCAATTTCAAAAGGATTCGAAAGTGCCATTAATGATTGGCATTGATGGCGAATGGGGATTGAATATGCGTTTAGACAGCACCATTAGGTTTCCCCGACAAATGACCTTAGGGGCACTGCAAGATGAAAGCCTTATTTATGAAATGGGTGCAGAGATTGCAAGGCAATGCAAAGCAATGGGAATACATGTAAACTTTGCTCCATGCATCGATATAAATAATAATCCGCTTAACCCAATAATTAATAGTCGTTCGTTTGGCGAAAACAAAATAGATGTTGCCCGCAAGGGCCTTTATTATATGCGTGCCTTGCAAGATCATAACGTGTTGGCTTGCGGCAAACATTTTCCGGGGCATGGTAATACCGAAAGCGATTCGCATTTTACCCTACCAGTAATCAATCAACCTGCACATGAAATAGACACCGTAGAGTTATATCCTTTTAAGCACTTGATGCGCGAAGGATTGGGTAGCGTTATGGTGGCACATTTAAATATTCCCGCATTGGATAGTGGAAACAATATTCCATCTACGCTTAGCAGTAAAATTATCAATGGCTTGCTTAAAGATAAGCTTAAGTTTAAAGGTCTTGTTTTTACCGATGCTTTAAATATGAAAGGTGTAACTGCCAATTTTCCGTCAGGCGAAATTGAAGTGCGCGCGCTGGAGGCAGGAAATGATATTTTATTATTGAGTGGCGATATACCACTTGCTGTAATTAAGATTAAAGATGCCTTTGCAACCGGCAGGCTCGACTCAAACCAAGTTTATAAAAGCGTAAAAAAAATATTAATGGCCAAACACTGGTGCGGCCTCGATAAAGTAAAGCCCATTGATCAAACAAAAATCTTCTCAACGCTTAACGATAATATAAATGTCAATGAGTTGACCAACTCATTATATTATAAGTCCATCACCTTGCTTCGCAATGATGAGAGCAAAATACCCTTGCATATTGATAATACCCGCAGGGCATCGTTAGTAGTGAACGATACTATTAATAATTATTTTCAGCAAAGTTTGTCCTATTATAGTTCGTGCGATAATTTTGCCTTGAAGCAGGAATTGAGCAACCCCGATTTTGATTCATTGATAAATAAATTAGCTACTTATCAGGAAGTAATATTGAGTTTCCATAACACATCTATCCGAAGCAATCTCAATTTTAATATTACTCCTCAAATGACACAGGTGATTACTGCACTTAGTAATCGCACAGATCTTATAGTTGTGGTTTTTGGTAACCTCTATACCCTCAATGTGTTAAGCGGAATTAATAATTGCAAAACGATATTATTGTCATACGAAGACACTTACCTTCCGGCTGTATATACTGCGCAAGCACTTTTTGGTGCACTCAATACGATGGGTAAATTGCCGGCCAGGCCCAATCCCGATTTTAATTTATATACAGGTTTGCAAACTACCATGGCCAGTAATATTTTAACACTAAGCCCTCCCTGTGAATTAAAATTAAATAATGCCACCTTAGCCAACATTGATAGCCTTGCACTTGAGTGTATAAATAATAAGGTGTTTCCTGGTTGCGCGGTGGTTGTGGCTTACAAGGGAAATGTCATTTATAATAAATCATTTGGGCATTACACATACGAGGCAGGAAGTTTACCGGTTACTTCGCAATCGCTATTTGATATTGCTTCAGTTACCAAAATGACATCAACCGCTTTAGCAGTAATGAAGCTGTATGATGAAGGAAAAATAGACTTAAAACAACGGATGTCTTTTTATGTGCCTGAGTTAAGAAAATCGAATAAGATAGATTTGTTGGTAGAAGATATACTTACTCATCAGGCAGGTCTCAAAAGCTGGATTCCATTTTATCAGCAAACAATAGATGCAAAAGGAAGGTATATAAATGGCATTTATTCAAAAACAAAAAGCGCAGCTTTTTCAATTCCCGTGGCCGACTCTATTTATATGAACCCGAAGTACCTCAATACCATAACCAAAGAAATATTGATGTCACCTTTAGGTAAGCGAGGGCAGTACGTTTATTCAGACCTAAGTCTTATTTTAACCCAACGTATGGTTGAAAATATTACAGGTATGCCTCTTAATAAATATGTAGAAGACAACTTCTATAAACCAATGGGACTAACGCGCATCACCTATAACCCCTTGGATAAATTTGGCAAAGGGCAAATTGTGCCAACCGAAAATGATACTGGATGGCGAAAGCAATTGGTACAAGGACATGTGCACGATATGGCTGCGGCTATGCTAGGTGGTGTATCTGGACATGCAGGTGTGTTTGCCAACGGTTACTCATTAGCTGTAATTATGCAAATGCTGATGCAAGGAGGAAAATATGGTAACTATACCTATATGCGTTCAGAAACGGTAGACTTTTTTACGGCAAAATATTTTAAAGATAGCAACAACCGAAGAGGACTAATATTTGACAAACCAGACAAGGGTACTAATAGCCCAACATGCGATGCAGCTTCATCAAAAACTTTTGGCCATACCGGTTTCACCGGAACTTGTGCCTGGGCCGATCCTGAAAAACAGCTCGTTTTTATTTTTCTTTCGAACCGCGTGCATCCTAATGCAGCAAACAACAAATTAGTGACTCAAAACATACGTACACGAATGATGAAATTTGCGTACGATGCCATTACACTTTAA
- a CDS encoding DUF1572 family protein yields the protein MNSTGQLSKHLYEVYFGGNWTWVNLRDTLSEVTVEEATTKQEHFNTIVALVYHIHYFVMAITKVLNNEELDSNDKFSFNHPTINTREEWEHFLQSVYAGARQLCKKIEAIEEARLGEIFVKEKYGTYYRNILGLIEHIHYHLGQIVIIKKLLKTKN from the coding sequence ATGAATAGCACCGGTCAATTATCAAAACACTTATACGAAGTTTATTTTGGCGGAAACTGGACATGGGTTAACCTGCGCGATACTTTAAGTGAAGTAACCGTAGAGGAGGCAACTACTAAACAGGAGCACTTCAATACCATAGTAGCCCTTGTTTATCATATTCATTATTTTGTAATGGCAATTACCAAAGTACTTAATAATGAAGAGTTAGATTCAAATGATAAGTTTAGTTTCAATCATCCTACGATAAATACGAGGGAGGAGTGGGAGCATTTTCTTCAATCTGTATATGCCGGGGCAAGGCAACTTTGTAAAAAAATTGAAGCGATAGAAGAAGCCCGGTTGGGCGAAATTTTTGTCAAAGAAAAGTATGGAACCTACTACCGAAATATTTTAGGATTAATTGAACATATACATTACCACCTTGGTCAAATTGTAATAATTAAGAAATTATTGAAGACGAAAAACTAG